AGACTCCCATCATCGTGACATAATAATCCCGTTCATCAAAATCCGGTGGTAAAAGATAAAAATCATACGTCAAATTTCCCCAGTTGGTTGTTCTCCGATAAACATGACCATCTAAATTTAATAATTCCAATCCTTTATAATTCCACAAAAGAATCCCTTTAGGCACAAATTCAGATTCATCTATCGGGAAAACAAATATATCATTGTTTTTTTCCTTATCGACCAACTCATAAGGATCTACCCGATAAACATTCTCCGCTGTAACGAAGGTCAAAGTACGACAATCACCGGATCTAATCAATGAAGACATTCCTGTTACAACTCCATCCAACAAATGTTGATTCACGGAAGAATAGACATTTCTGAAAATACGGGTATCCTTATCCGTGAAATTACGCGTGGAAAAGTTCATCGACATGATCAAGGAAATATCCGAATTTTGCCCGTCACGCGTGTCTGCCACGAACAATCCCGTTCCTAAGGATGCCTGCACGGAAACTGAAATTCGGGCAAATTCCTGAATCCCGGTTGTTTTATCTGTCACGGTCAAAATCAAATTATACGCTTTACTATCCGGAACCACGGAAATCGGCTCGCTAAACGTCATCTTGTGTGACAACACTGTTTCCGGATACTTGTCTCCCTGTATTTTCCACTCGTATGTCAAGTTTTCATCTTTTACCCCATTTTTATAAATGATTGGGCTAATCTTCAACGTGTCGAATTGAAAAACATTCACCGAAGTCGATGCATCTCCAAAGTCGATCACAATGGGCTTCACAACTTCGAAATCAGTGGACGACTTGTCATCATAACAAGAAGTCGCCACGACCGTCATGAATAATAAGAAGAATATGGATAATTTTTTCATTATTTCTTTCTTTATCGCATTAAACATCATCAATTAAGGCATCACGACTTCATCCCCCTCATACTTGCCATCCTCATGTCGCAAGGGTTCTCCGGGATGTTCCCGATTATATTTATACAATGCAGCTCTCACTTGTGCCACCGCAGCATCCAACTCCGTGTAAGTCCACTCAACCATTCCCTCTGGCACCTCAATATCAAAAGGAATTAACGGCAAGTCTAGCACTCCTAAAATGAAACGATACCAACTAACAGAAAAATTACCGAAATACCAAGAAAGATAGCTCCAATTGGATGGTTGTGTTAATTGATCAGTTACAGACAAAGAAAAATAACGTCTATCGAAACCAGCTAAGGGAAAATCCTCATTGGGCACCAACTTCACGTGAACGATAAAAGTGCTATCACTCATATCCTTCGTGCGATGGAGTTCAACTGCCGCAGAACCTTCAAACTTACCGGCAGGCACTATTCCCTCCAACAATTGGTATTGCTCCGGACGTGCAGTATTCACGTAGTTCGTATCACCTTCAACGACAGCAATCATGACTTTCCGGTCATAATTCACAGAATCACCCGTTGTCACCACCCGGATGTTTTGCACGTAAACATCTCCACCCAAATTGGTTACAAAACTATACTCGCTCTCTGCCTTTCCATAAAAATACACGCCGGCTGCTTGCTCGTACATCAATGTTTTTTCCTGTTCGCAAGCAGACAAAAGACCTAAAAACAGAGCGCCCATCAGCCATCTGCTAATAATTCTCTTTATATTTTTCATATTCGTTCTTTTTATTTCTTGTAATCTTCCATTCCGCCTAAATCCACATCCCACGTGGGTAACGGCACTACGTAAACAGCATCAGTTGCGGCTTTTGTCGCATAAGGAATTTTCTCGAATCCCAAGCGTTTGTAATAGTAAAACAATTGTCCCTCGTTGATAAACTCACGTTGATATTCCTTCGTGATCTCATTCTGCACGGAAGCCACAGTTAAGTCGTTACCTAAAACAGACATTCCTCTTTTCTCGCGAACGATATTCAATCTATCGATAGCCAACAAACGGTCTGCATCCTTTCCGGTAGCCAGCAAGCACTCTGCCGCAATATAATACATCTCTGATTTCCGAATCAAAGGCATGGTACTACCGTATTTGTATTTTTCTACTTCCCAAAATTTCACAAAAGCCCATCCGTCATAATGCTCGTTTCCAGTTTGGTCATACCAACGAGCCAAACGATAGTCCGTGGACTCGAATAAACCGGTGGCTCTAGCCTTTGTATGGTATAACAAATCGGCATTCTCATTCGGATCATTCGCCCTCGGATTCATATAGTACTGCATATTCTCGAATAGCTTGGTAATATCCAACGCGAACACATGCTCGGTAGTAAAGGTCAAATCCCGATCTGCCGGATCGTAAGCATCAATCACGTAAGAACTAATCCAAGAGGTTTCACCACCTTCTTTCACAAATAACTCGGCCAATGGTAATGCCTCGGTTTTGTTGCCCATCCACATATACACACGGGCCAATGTACAAACAGCAGCCCAATAATTAAAACGCTTGTGCCGATTCTCGAAAAATTTATCCTCATTCGGTAAATCATAATCATCCGGTTTAGGAGTCAATCCAAACGGATCATTATCATTCAAGAGTTCCATGGACTCCTGTAAATCAGCAATGACTTTCTCCAACGCTTCCCCCACTGTCAATTGCTTTTGTAACTCCCGAGAATATTCCTTCATGTAAGGTAAACACAAACGCTCCAAATTTTCAGGACGTTTGTCCAAATCTCCCCATCCGAACAAACGTAACAAATCAAAATGCAAGAATGCCCGCAATCCTAAAGCCTCTCCTTTTATGACAGCGTACATGGCTGGGGAAAACATCTCTTTTTTCTTCTCCAGATTTTCCAATAAAAAATTCACGTTGGCAATAATATTGTAACTTTTACTCCAAATTCCATTGGATGAAGTTGTTGTTGCCGAATAATTATAACGAGTCGCATTATACCAGGCAGAAGACTCTCCCCCCTTCACATCAGTTTGTTGCGCTAAGGCATCCACGAATCCCCAAGTAGCCTCTCGCCCATATAAATCCTGATCACTCATCAAAAGGTAAATCCCGGTCAAGGCATCTTTAAAACCACTCACGGATTGAAACATCACATCGGCCTTAACCTCCGACTTCGGATCTACATCCAACCAATCTTCACATGACGTCATTGTTCCTAAAAGTAACAAAACGCATAATATATTACATAATCTCTTCATAATCATTAAATTTAAAATGTAGCTTGTATAGCGAAATTAAATGACCGAGCAAAAGGGTAGGAAGTACCTCGTTCTGTCTTGATAGAAGACAGCATAAACACATCATTCATATAAAACTCTACCCGCAAGCGCTCCATGGAAAGTTTCTTGATAAAATCGTATTTCCAGAAGTCATAACCGATTCTTAACGAAGAAAGACTAAACTCGTTACGATCCTGCACGAAACGGGAAGTCGGTTGAGTTTTCTCATCCTTATACTCGCGCTCTTCTTCCACCCATCGATTAGGTAATGTCTTGTATGGCTTTATGTCTCCCGGATTTCTCCATCTTCCAGCATACAAACGTTTATCCACGTTCCCTGTAAGTGAGGCATTTTCCACTTTATCCACCAAAGTTTGATTGTACATCTGAGCCCCGTATTGGAAACGGAAAGTGGCATTCAGCTCTATTCCTTTATAGCTGAACATGAATCCAGCCGTTCCTTGGAAATCCGGCATTTCATCACCACAAACGACTTGATCTGCTACTCGATACGTGTAAGTCCGGTTACCATTTTTATCCAAATAAATTTCCTGACCGTTTGATGGATCAATTCCTAAAGACCGAACAGCCCAAATTGCATCTAGTGAAACACCATCATAATATTTCTGAACCGGCTTATTATTATTCAATACATCTGAAACGACTTCATTCTGTTTTGCATTGAAGTTCTTCATGGCAGAGGACACGCCCGTCACTCTATTTTTATTACGTGATATGGCCGTCGTGATCGTGAAATAGCCTCTCTCTTTAGGCATATTCCAAGGTGTAACACTCAAACGAATATCGAATCCCTTGTTTTCCACATCACCTATATTCTCTTTCACGGTTTCAAATCCGGTATAAGTCGGGATGTCAAAATCCAACAAGTTATTTTTCGTTTTGCCGATATAATAATCAAACTTTACCCCCAATACTCGTCCTAAATTAAAATCTACCCCAATATTGTAATCAAATTTCTCTTGCC
The window above is part of the Butyricimonas paravirosa genome. Proteins encoded here:
- a CDS encoding PKD-like family lipoprotein, with the protein product MKKLSIFFLLFMTVVATSCYDDKSSTDFEVVKPIVIDFGDASTSVNVFQFDTLKISPIIYKNGVKDENLTYEWKIQGDKYPETVLSHKMTFSEPISVVPDSKAYNLILTVTDKTTGIQEFARISVSVQASLGTGLFVADTRDGQNSDISLIMSMNFSTRNFTDKDTRIFRNVYSSVNQHLLDGVVTGMSSLIRSGDCRTLTFVTAENVYRVDPYELVDKEKNNDIFVFPIDESEFVPKGILLWNYKGLELLNLDGHVYRRTTNWGNLTYDFYLLPPDFDERDYYVTMMGVCGSYYNEFPYVFDKKNQRILVVSSWYDSFQQFPKQSSSAAFDVNNIGAYDAIWMGEGENSQLLTVFKAEQGNERWLGMMKYDSYGSNEKVGVGKFDLSHCPGISEAVGFASSPVSPDFYYATKDQIYTFSLGNAGEVVAEPRYAVDKERDGDITSMRLWREEYSRMNVSNSGSSTGISTQSAQNRLLVITTYKESTGEGKVITIPITQLRSGTLEPNRDVHGRYEGFGRITSVTYNNTSGY
- a CDS encoding RagB/SusD family nutrient uptake outer membrane protein encodes the protein MKRLCNILCVLLLLGTMTSCEDWLDVDPKSEVKADVMFQSVSGFKDALTGIYLLMSDQDLYGREATWGFVDALAQQTDVKGGESSAWYNATRYNYSATTTSSNGIWSKSYNIIANVNFLLENLEKKKEMFSPAMYAVIKGEALGLRAFLHFDLLRLFGWGDLDKRPENLERLCLPYMKEYSRELQKQLTVGEALEKVIADLQESMELLNDNDPFGLTPKPDDYDLPNEDKFFENRHKRFNYWAAVCTLARVYMWMGNKTEALPLAELFVKEGGETSWISSYVIDAYDPADRDLTFTTEHVFALDITKLFENMQYYMNPRANDPNENADLLYHTKARATGLFESTDYRLARWYDQTGNEHYDGWAFVKFWEVEKYKYGSTMPLIRKSEMYYIAAECLLATGKDADRLLAIDRLNIVREKRGMSVLGNDLTVASVQNEITKEYQREFINEGQLFYYYKRLGFEKIPYATKAATDAVYVVPLPTWDVDLGGMEDYKK
- a CDS encoding DUF4843 domain-containing protein; amino-acid sequence: MKNIKRIISRWLMGALFLGLLSACEQEKTLMYEQAAGVYFYGKAESEYSFVTNLGGDVYVQNIRVVTTGDSVNYDRKVMIAVVEGDTNYVNTARPEQYQLLEGIVPAGKFEGSAAVELHRTKDMSDSTFIVHVKLVPNEDFPLAGFDRRYFSLSVTDQLTQPSNWSYLSWYFGNFSVSWYRFILGVLDLPLIPFDIEVPEGMVEWTYTELDAAVAQVRAALYKYNREHPGEPLRHEDGKYEGDEVVMP